One genomic window of Bactrocera dorsalis isolate Fly_Bdor chromosome 4, ASM2337382v1, whole genome shotgun sequence includes the following:
- the LOC105231961 gene encoding kinesin-like protein Klp10A, which yields MEYISVGQSVKIKRTDGRVHAAVVSKINESGKSITVEWYERGETKGKEVELDAILSLNPEILQDPEPEQNAAPEPKKQATAPMNLARNATQGAIGHRTNRATINATSLLSSSAVSEHSENIPPPPTTGIVRSRTTNNATRLASATGSGSGGGGGIAMSTSAGNSSSIASSSVAGNVGARRSYVVKEVERLKENREKRRARQAEIKEEKNALMNQDPGNPNWETAQMIREYQNTLEFNPLVDGQVYEDHQITVCVRKRPLSRKEITRKEIDVISVPRKDTLIVHEPRNKVDLTKFLENHKFRFDYAFDDRCDNAMVYKYTAKPLVQTIFDGGMATCFAYGQTGSGKTHTMGGEFNGKVQDCKNGIYAMAARDVFTYLKSPRYRTLNLVVSASFFEIYSGKVFDLLSDKQKLRVLEDGKQQVQVVGLTEKVVDSVEEVLKLIQHGNNARTSGQTSANSNSSRSHAVFQIVLRPPGSTKIHGKFSFIDLAGNERGADTSSANRQTRMEGAEINKSLLALKECIRALGKQSAHLPFRVSKLTQVLRDSFIGEKSKTCMIAMISPGLSSCEHTLNTLRYADRVKELVVKDMPDMMREGDGEHAIMEEDEDQMVVQNNRSHNHNINNNNNNNKNNGQISENDLALLRSLSEHDMSDELLVQHAAISDLQQTEEMVVDQHRLVNDFLSQFLPESLRLYDLTNYVDYDQDAYCKQGEALFTQLAELATSCRDLMADFRAKMAKEEMLSCTVKPTGGKR from the exons ATGGAATATATTTCAGTTGGGCAAAGCGTTAAAATTAAGCGCACAGATGGCCGTGTGCACGCCGCAGTAGTGTCGAAAATTAACGAGTCTGGCAAATCAATAACCGTGGAATGGTACGAACGTGGCGAAACTAAAGGCAAAGAAGTAGAGTTGGATGCTATACTGTCGTTGAATCCGGAAATCTTACAAGATCCCGAACCGGAACAAAATGCAGCGCCTGAACCGAAGAAACAAGCGACTGCGCCCATGAATCTTGCACGCAATGCCACACAAGGCGCAATCGGACATCGTACCAATCGAGCCACCATCAACGCCACCAGTCTACTCTCATCGTCCGCTGTTTCTGAACATTCGGAAAATataccaccaccaccaacaacagGTATAGTGCGTTCGCGCACTACTAATAATGCAACACGGTTGGCCTCAGCTACCGGCAGTGGCAgcggtggtggcggtggcaTTGCTATGAGTACCAGCGCCGGCAACTCCTCTTCAATTGCATCTAGTTCGGTGGCAGGCAATGTAGGTGCACGGCGTTCCTATGTTGTTAAAGAAGTTGAACGGCTGAAGGAGAACCGTGAAAAGCGGCGTGCCCGTCAAGCAGAAATTAAAGAGGAAAAAAATGCGCTCATGAATCAAGACCCTGGAAATCCTAACTGGGAAACCGCACAAATGATACGTGAATATCAAAACACCTTAGAGTTTAATCCACTTGTTGACGGACAAGTCTATGAGGATCACCAAATCACAGTATGTGTACGTAAGCGACCGCTCAGCCGCAAAGAAATAACACGGAAGGAGATCGATGTTATTTCTGTGCCGCGTAAGGACACGCTCATCGTGCATGAGCCACGCAACAAGGTCGATTTAACGAAATTCCTCGAAAATCATAAATTCCGTTTCGATTACGCATTCGATGATCGCTGCGACAATGCCATGGTCTAcaa GTACACTGCTAAACCTTTGGTTCAGACAATTTTCGATGGCGGTATGGCGACATGTTTCGCCTACGGCCAAACAGGTTCCGGCAAAACGCACACCATGGGCGGTGAGTTCAATGGTAAAGTGCAGGACTGCAAGAATGGTATTTACGCAATGGCCGCACGCGACGTTTTCACTTATTTGAAAAGTCCGCGTTATCGTACGCTCAATTTGGTTGTGTCCGCTAGTTTCTTTGAAATCTACAGTGGCAAG GTCTTTGATTTGCTCTCTGACAAGCAAAAGTTGCGCGTACTCGAAGATGGCAAACAACAAGTGCAGGTTGTGGGCTTGACTGAAAAGGTTGTCGATAGCGTCGAAGAAGTGCTCAAACTTATACAGCATGGCAATAACGCGCGTACCTCTGGTCAGACGTCGGCTAACTCCAATTCGTCGCGTTCGCATGCCGTTTTCCAGATTGTCTTGCGTCCGCCAGGTTCAACTAAAATACACGGCAAATTTTCATTTATCGATTTAGCTGGCAATGAACGTGGCGCCGACACATCATCTGCTAATCGTCAGACACGTATGGAAGGCGCCGAAATTAACAAATCACTACTCGCGTTAAAAGAGTGTATACGTGCTTTGGGCAAACAATCGGCACATTTGCCATTCCGTGTTTCGAAGTTGACACAAGTATTGCGCGATTCATTTATTGGCGAGAAGAGTAAGACGTGCATGATAGCGATGATATCGCCCGGTTTGAGTTCATGTGAACACACGCTAAATACACTACGCTATGCGGATCGCGTTAAGGAGCTTGTGGTCAAGGATATGCCAGATATGATGCGCGAAGGTGATGGTGAGCATGCCATAATGGAGGAGGACGAAGATCAAATGGTCGTACAGAATAATCGTTCGCATAATCATaacattaacaacaataacaataataacaaaaacaatggaCAGATATCGGAGAACGATTTGGCGTTGTTGCGGTCACTAAGT GAACACGACATGTCAGACGAGTTGCTGGTGCAACACGCAGCCATTTCCGATTTGCAACAAACCGAAGAAATGGTGGTGGATCAACATCGTTTAGTCAATGATTTTCTCTCACAATTTTTGCCCGAATCATTGCGACTCTATGATCTAACAAATTACGTTGATTATGATCAGGATGCCTATTGTAAGCAGGGTGAGGCGCTTTTCACACAACTTGCCGAACTGGCAACCAGTTGTCGAGACTTGATGGCCGATTTTCGTGCCAAAATGGCCAAGGAAGAGATGTTATCTTGTACCGTTAAACCGACTGGCGGCAAGCGTTAG
- the LOC105231960 gene encoding venom peptide Pc, whose translation MALQSLLVAAIVLLCCDLDLAADCEFGDRQFTIGESFENPGECAIYHCDAEGSISAKSCAESLPPPNCKTIPQDNSKPYPDCCKRHDC comes from the exons ATGGCGTTGCAGTCTCTCTTAGTCGCAGCTATTGTACTACTTTGTTGTGACCTTGATCTGGCAG CTGACTGCGAATTCGGCGATCGTCAGTTTACTATTGGTGAAAGCTTCGAGAATCCTGGCGAATGCGCGATTTACCATTGTGATGCTGAAGGCAGCATATCAGCGAAGag CTGCGCCGAGTCCCTGCCACCACCGAACTGCAAGACGATACCACAAGATAACAGCAAACCTTATCCAGATTGTTGTAAACGACATGATTGCTAA
- the LOC105231962 gene encoding uncharacterized protein LOC105231962, which yields MDIMDIQAVESKLSDVTVTPIPRSQVQNFYNYQQQREQREQQPQIQISAIHHPPRDRSGGASSSSSSATTVLDLHHSVLGGGGSGKSSGSSGRELYSKRDRDYHQQSTSTSAAAAVAALQYTQQLQAQLALLQQQSNTIASPASTQRASHSSGTSNSSGRSNAIGSGTNIGVVNVGNGGMIVGGALDVSSNAAAILSAAQSQLKYPQSTSPVITTQTSSNITTPMTSTANLPTAGTSAASNGLSKYAQLLAVIEEMGRDIRPTYTGSRSSTERLKRGIVHARILVRECLMETERSARQ from the coding sequence ATGGATATCATGGACATACAAGCTGTAGAGTCCAAATTGAGTGACGTCACAGTGACCCCAATACCGCGTTCACAAGTACAAAATTTCTACAATTATCAGCAACAACGAGAGCAGCGCGAACAACAACCTCAAATACAAATCTCCGCCATTCACCATCCACCTCGTGATCGCAGTGGCGGTGCGAGTTCCAGTTCATCAAGCGCCACCACGGTGCTTGACCTGCATCACAGTGTGCTCGGCGGTGGTGGCAGTGGCAAAAGTAGTGGTAGCAGCGGGCGTGAACTTTATAGTAAGCGTGACCGCGACTATCATCAGCAATCCACAAGCACCTCAGCTGCTGCCGCAGTTGCAGCTCTACAGTACACACAACAATTGCAAGCGCAATTGGCGCTACTACAGCAGCAATCGAATACCATCGCCTCACCCGCCTCGACGCAACGTGCTAGCCATAGTAGCGGAACTTCAAATAGTAGTGGTCGCAGTAATGCTATTGGTAGTGGCACTAACATCGGTGTAGTTAATGTTGGAAACGGTGGTATGATTGTTGGTGGAGCGCTGGATGTTAGCAGCAATGCAGCGGCGATACTAAGCGCTGCACAATCGCAACTAAAGTACCCACAATCCACGTCTCCCGTCATAACTACACAAACATCGTCCAACATAACAACGCCAATGACTTCCACGGCCAATTTGCCTACGGCGGGCACGTCAGCGGCCAGTAACGGGCTGAGCAAGTATGCCCAATTGCTGGCAGTGATTGAGGAAATGGGACGTGATATACGACCCACATATACAGGTTCACGTAGTTCAACTGAGCGTTTGAAGCGCGGTATTGTGCATGCACGTATCCTGGTGCGCGAGTGCCTCATGGAAACAGAACGTTCAGCTCGTCAATGA